A genomic region of Amphiura filiformis chromosome 6, Afil_fr2py, whole genome shotgun sequence contains the following coding sequences:
- the LOC140154882 gene encoding neo-calmodulin-like — MATSNLTEEQVTEFKEAFCLFDKNGDGLITANDIGLVMRSLGQNPTEAELQDMFIGVDSAALNGKGINFDEFLLMMSRKMQTSDTEEELKEAFRVFDKDGDGFISSKELRHVLANLGENLSEGECLEIIHEIDEDGDGQVSFPEFVKMVTKS; from the exons AT GGCAACCAGCAACCTTACGGAAGAACAAGTTACGG AATTCAAAGAAGCCTTTTgtctttttgataaaaatggagaCGGACTTATCACAGCAAACGACATAGGACTAGTGATGAGATCTCTGGGACAGAATCCCACTGAAGCAGAATTACAGGACATGTTTATTGGAGTCGATTCAGCGGCTCTCAATG GCAAAGGAATCAACTTTGACGAGTTTCTGTTAATGATGTCACGCAAGATGCAAACGTCCGATACAGAAGAGGAATTAAAAGAAGCATTCCGAGTATTTGATAAAGACGGTGACGGTTTCATTAG TTCAAAAGAACTTCGCCACGTCCTAGCCAACCTTGGGGAAAATTTGTCAGAAGGAGAATGTTTGGAGATAATACATGAAATAGATGAAGACGGTGATGGCCAGGTCAGCTTCCCAG AATTCGTGAAGATGGTAACCAAGTCTTAA